In Actinomadura citrea, a single window of DNA contains:
- the rplW gene encoding 50S ribosomal protein L23: protein MNKIADPRDIIIAPVVSEKSYGLLDENKYTFVVRTDANKTQIKQAVESVFGVKVTSVNTLNRQGKRKRTRFGYGKRKDTKRAIVSLAEGERIDIFGGPA, encoded by the coding sequence ATGAACAAGATCGCTGACCCCCGCGACATCATCATCGCGCCGGTCGTCTCGGAGAAGAGCTACGGGCTGCTGGACGAGAACAAGTACACCTTCGTCGTCCGCACGGACGCCAACAAGACGCAGATCAAGCAGGCCGTCGAGTCGGTGTTCGGTGTCAAGGTGACGAGCGTGAACACGCTCAACCGGCAGGGCAAGCGCAAGCGCACGCGGTTCGGCTACGGCAAGCGCAAGGACACCAAGCGCGCCATCGTCAGCCTCGCCGAGGGCGAGCGGATCGACATCTTCGGCGGCCCGGCCTAA
- the rplD gene encoding 50S ribosomal protein L4: MTSKLDIELPAEVFDAKTSVPLIHQVVVAQLAAARQGTHATKTRGDVSGGGKKPYRQKGTGRARQGSTRAPQFAGGGVVHGPQPRDYSQRTPKKMKAAALRGALSDRARFGRVHVVDNLIEGDTPKTRTALKALRDITEAKRVLLVLDREDDVTWKSLRNEPSVHVIVSDQLNTYDVLVNDDVVFTKTAYDEFISRAKKK, from the coding sequence GTGACCTCCAAGCTCGACATCGAACTGCCCGCCGAGGTCTTCGACGCGAAGACCAGCGTGCCGCTGATCCACCAGGTCGTGGTGGCGCAGCTGGCCGCGGCGCGCCAGGGCACGCACGCCACCAAGACCCGGGGCGACGTCTCCGGCGGTGGCAAGAAGCCGTACCGGCAGAAGGGCACCGGCCGCGCCCGCCAGGGCTCGACCCGCGCGCCCCAGTTCGCCGGCGGCGGCGTCGTGCACGGCCCGCAGCCGCGGGACTACTCGCAGCGGACGCCCAAGAAGATGAAGGCCGCCGCACTGCGCGGCGCCCTGTCCGACCGCGCCCGGTTCGGCCGGGTGCACGTGGTCGACAACCTCATCGAGGGCGACACCCCGAAGACGAGGACGGCGCTGAAGGCGCTGCGCGACATCACCGAGGCCAAGCGCGTCCTGCTGGTTCTGGACCGCGAGGACGACGTGACCTGGAAGAGCCTGCGCAACGAGCCGAGCGTGCACGTGATCGTCTCCGACCAGCTCAACACCTACGACGTGCTGGTGAACGACGACGTCGTCTTCACGAAGACGGCGTACGACGAGTTCATCTCGCGCGCGAAGAAGAAGTAA
- the rplC gene encoding 50S ribosomal protein L3, with translation MSTQRKGVLGEKLGMTQVFDDEGRIVPVTVVQAGPCVVTQLKSQEKDGYTAVQLGFGQIDPRKVNKPSTGHFEKAGVTPRRYLVELRADDTTEFELGQEITASVFEAGQKIDVTGTSKGKGTAGVMKRHGFKGLGASHGTQRKHRSPGSIGGCATPGRVFKGLRMAGRHGNARTTVQNLTVHAIDAEKNLLLIKGAVPGPNGGVVLVRDAVKGAGK, from the coding sequence ATGAGTACGCAGAGGAAGGGCGTCCTGGGCGAGAAGCTCGGCATGACCCAGGTCTTCGACGATGAGGGCCGGATCGTTCCGGTGACCGTCGTCCAGGCCGGGCCGTGTGTCGTCACCCAGCTCAAGAGCCAGGAGAAGGACGGCTACACCGCCGTCCAGCTCGGGTTCGGGCAGATCGACCCGCGCAAGGTGAACAAGCCGAGCACGGGTCACTTCGAGAAGGCCGGCGTCACGCCGCGCCGCTACCTCGTCGAACTGCGGGCCGACGACACCACCGAGTTCGAACTCGGCCAGGAGATCACCGCCAGCGTCTTCGAGGCCGGCCAGAAGATCGACGTTACCGGCACCAGCAAGGGCAAGGGCACCGCCGGTGTCATGAAGCGCCATGGCTTCAAGGGCCTCGGCGCCTCGCACGGCACCCAGCGCAAGCACCGCTCGCCGGGTTCGATCGGCGGCTGCGCGACCCCTGGTCGCGTCTTCAAGGGCCTCCGCATGGCGGGCCGGCACGGCAACGCCCGTACCACCGTGCAGAACCTGACCGTCCACGCCATCGACGCGGAGAAGAACCTGCTGCTCATCAAGGGCGCGGTTCCCGGTCCCAACGGCGGCGTGGTGCTGGTCCGCGACGCAGTGAAGGGAGCGGGCAAGTGA
- the rpsJ gene encoding 30S ribosomal protein S10, which yields MAGQKIRIRLKAYDHEVIDTSAKKIVETVTRTGAKVAGPVPLPTEKNVYCVIRSPHKYKDSREHFEMRTHKRLIDIIDPTPKTVDSLMRLDLPAGVDIEIKL from the coding sequence ATGGCGGGACAGAAGATCCGCATCCGGCTCAAGGCCTACGACCACGAGGTCATCGACACCTCCGCGAAGAAGATCGTTGAGACGGTGACGCGGACGGGCGCCAAGGTCGCGGGCCCGGTGCCGCTGCCGACCGAGAAGAACGTGTACTGCGTCATCCGTTCGCCGCACAAGTACAAGGACAGCCGCGAGCACTTCGAGATGCGCACGCACAAGCGGTTGATCGACATCATCGACCCGACGCCCAAGACGGTCGACTCGCTGATGCGACTCGACCTTCCGGCCGGCGTTGACATCGAGATCAAGCTCTAA
- the tuf gene encoding elongation factor Tu, translated as MAKAKFERTKPHVNIGTIGHIDHGKTTLTAAITKVLHDKYPDLNPFTPFEDIDKAPEERERGITISIAHVEYQTEARHYAHVDCPGHADYIKNMITGAAQMDGAILVVAATDGPMPQTKEHVLLARQVGVPYIVVALNKCDMVDDEEILELVELEVRELLSEYEFPGDDVPVVRVSAFQALQGDEKWSASIVELMDAVDENVPEPVRDTEKPFLMPIEDVFSITGRGTVVTGRIERGVVNVNETVDIIGIKPESTSTTVTGVEMFRKLLDQGQAGDNVGLLLRGIKREDVERGQCVIKPGTNTPHTEFEAQVYILSKDEGGRHTPFFNNYRPQFYFRTTDVTGVVNLPEGTEMVMPGDNTEMRVDLIQPVAMEEGLKFAIREGGRTVGAGRVTKVIK; from the coding sequence GTGGCGAAGGCCAAGTTCGAGCGGACGAAGCCGCACGTGAACATCGGCACCATTGGACACATCGACCACGGTAAGACCACGCTTACCGCGGCGATCACCAAGGTGCTCCACGACAAGTACCCGGACCTCAACCCCTTCACGCCGTTCGAGGACATCGACAAGGCGCCGGAGGAGCGCGAGCGCGGCATCACGATCTCGATCGCGCACGTCGAGTACCAGACCGAGGCCCGGCACTACGCGCACGTGGACTGCCCGGGGCACGCGGACTACATCAAGAACATGATCACCGGTGCGGCGCAGATGGACGGCGCCATCCTCGTGGTCGCCGCCACCGACGGCCCGATGCCGCAGACCAAGGAGCACGTGCTCCTGGCCCGCCAGGTCGGCGTCCCCTACATCGTCGTCGCCCTGAACAAGTGCGACATGGTGGACGACGAGGAGATCCTGGAGCTCGTCGAGCTCGAGGTCCGCGAGCTGCTGTCGGAGTACGAGTTCCCGGGCGACGACGTCCCGGTCGTGCGCGTCTCCGCCTTCCAGGCGCTGCAGGGCGACGAGAAGTGGTCCGCGTCGATCGTCGAGCTGATGGACGCCGTCGACGAGAACGTGCCGGAGCCGGTGCGTGACACCGAGAAGCCGTTCCTGATGCCGATCGAGGACGTCTTCTCGATCACCGGCCGCGGCACCGTCGTGACCGGCCGCATCGAGCGCGGTGTCGTCAACGTCAACGAGACCGTCGACATCATCGGCATCAAGCCGGAGTCCACCTCGACCACCGTCACCGGTGTCGAGATGTTCCGCAAGCTGCTCGACCAGGGCCAGGCGGGCGACAACGTCGGCCTGCTCCTGCGCGGCATCAAGCGCGAGGACGTCGAGCGCGGCCAGTGCGTGATCAAGCCGGGCACGAACACCCCGCACACCGAGTTCGAGGCGCAGGTCTACATCCTGTCCAAGGACGAGGGCGGCCGGCACACGCCGTTCTTCAACAACTACCGTCCGCAGTTCTACTTCCGGACCACCGACGTCACCGGCGTGGTGAACCTCCCCGAGGGCACCGAGATGGTCATGCCGGGCGACAACACCGAGATGCGCGTCGACCTGATCCAGCCCGTCGCCATGGAGGAGGGCCTGAAGTTCGCCATCCGTGAGGGTGGCCGGACGGTCGGCGCCGGTCGCGTCACCAAGGTCATCAAGTAA